One genomic window of Pirellulales bacterium includes the following:
- a CDS encoding zinc-binding dehydrogenase gives MSISQATGAVFVDAGRPLEVRRFELPTLGTGEILVRVAACTLCASDLHTYTGRRKSPAPSILGHEIIGHIAALGPDSPRVDQAGETLSVGDRVTWSVVASCGECFYCRRDLPQKCAAMMKYGHEALRAGRELTGGLADYCVLAQGTAIVRLPGDLPDAVVCPASCATATVSAALRIAGEVRARSVLVQGAGLLGLTACAQASAMRASQVICCDMNRARLDRAREFGATHTATPDELSETVRQATEGYGVDVALEITGAPAAFVDGLAQLRLGGTYVLVGAVYTAPPVPISVESLVRRQLTLRGVHNYAPQDLLAAVRFLDANRQFPFASLVSDWLPLAEADRAFHAAEEAAALRIGVRMTAT, from the coding sequence ATGAGTATCTCCCAGGCCACCGGCGCCGTCTTCGTCGATGCGGGGCGCCCGCTCGAGGTGCGCCGGTTCGAGCTACCCACGCTGGGCACGGGCGAGATCCTGGTGCGCGTCGCCGCGTGTACGCTCTGTGCCAGCGACCTGCACACGTATACCGGTCGGCGGAAGTCCCCCGCGCCTTCGATCCTGGGGCACGAGATCATCGGCCACATCGCGGCGCTCGGGCCCGATAGTCCGCGCGTCGATCAAGCGGGTGAGACGCTCTCGGTGGGAGACCGCGTCACGTGGTCGGTCGTGGCTAGTTGCGGCGAGTGTTTCTATTGCCGCCGCGACTTGCCGCAGAAGTGCGCGGCCATGATGAAGTATGGCCACGAGGCGCTCCGCGCGGGGCGCGAGCTCACCGGCGGGCTGGCCGACTACTGCGTGTTGGCCCAGGGGACGGCCATCGTGCGCTTGCCAGGCGATCTGCCCGACGCCGTCGTCTGCCCGGCCAGTTGCGCCACGGCGACGGTCTCGGCGGCGTTGCGTATCGCGGGCGAAGTGCGCGCACGGAGCGTGCTCGTGCAGGGGGCGGGGCTGCTGGGGCTGACTGCTTGCGCCCAGGCCAGCGCGATGCGCGCGTCCCAAGTTATCTGCTGCGACATGAATCGCGCGCGGCTCGACCGGGCCCGCGAGTTCGGCGCAACGCATACGGCCACGCCCGACGAACTGAGCGAAACGGTTCGTCAGGCGACCGAGGGCTACGGCGTCGACGTGGCGCTCGAGATCACCGGCGCCCCGGCCGCGTTCGTTGACGGGTTGGCGCAACTCCGCCTCGGCGGCACGTACGTCTTGGTGGGCGCCGTTTATACGGCGCCGCCGGTGCCGATTTCCGTCGAGTCGCTCGTGCGCCGCCAACTCACGCTGCGCGGCGTACACAACTACGCGCCGCAGGATCTGCTGGCCGCGGTGCGATTTCTCGACGCAAATCGGCAGTTTCCCTTCGCGTCGCTCGTCTCCGATTGGCTGCCGCTGGCCGAAGCCGATCGAGCGTTTCATGCGGCCGAAGAAGCCGCGGCGCTGCGCATCGGCGTGCGCATGACGGCGACTTGA
- a CDS encoding aldo/keto reductase, with translation MLPLRPLGSTGLEVSAIAFGAGPVSGLMTGDDRARQRAVLRRALDAGINWIDTAATYGDGASETSVGSALGELGARNAVHVATKVRLDITRLDDLAHQVTESLEGSLRRLQLSRVTLLQLHNSITRARGDEPTSLSPHDVLRAGGVADAFQRLQTRGLVDHLGLTGIGQGGALAEVIDSGRFATIQTPYNLLNPSAGQQMPGDFDEANYDELMSACARQSMGVFAIRVFAGGALAGSEPSAHTYQTKFFPLDLYRRDQARAAWIAEQLRPLGMGPPEAAVRFSLSHPQVSAALIGFGTSAELDEAVGHASRGPLGEELRARLAWWERGR, from the coding sequence ATGTTGCCCTTGCGTCCGTTGGGATCGACCGGCCTCGAGGTTTCGGCGATCGCCTTCGGCGCCGGCCCGGTGTCGGGCTTGATGACGGGAGACGATCGCGCGCGGCAACGCGCCGTGCTGCGGCGGGCACTCGACGCCGGCATCAACTGGATCGACACGGCGGCCACCTATGGCGACGGCGCATCGGAGACGAGCGTGGGGAGCGCACTCGGGGAGCTCGGCGCGCGCAACGCCGTCCACGTGGCCACCAAGGTGCGATTGGACATAACGCGGCTCGACGACCTCGCGCACCAGGTCACTGAATCGCTCGAGGGGAGCCTGCGACGGCTGCAACTGTCGCGCGTGACGCTGCTGCAACTGCACAATTCCATCACTCGGGCGCGCGGCGACGAGCCGACCTCCCTCTCGCCGCACGACGTGCTGCGTGCCGGGGGAGTAGCCGACGCATTCCAGCGACTGCAAACGCGGGGACTCGTCGACCATCTCGGCCTGACCGGCATCGGCCAGGGCGGGGCGCTGGCCGAGGTGATCGACTCGGGTCGCTTCGCCACGATCCAGACCCCCTACAACCTGCTGAACCCCAGTGCCGGGCAGCAGATGCCTGGTGATTTCGACGAGGCGAATTATGACGAATTGATGTCGGCTTGTGCGCGGCAGAGCATGGGAGTCTTTGCGATTCGCGTCTTTGCCGGCGGCGCGCTGGCCGGCAGCGAGCCGAGCGCGCACACGTACCAAACGAAGTTCTTCCCCTTGGATCTCTATCGCCGCGATCAAGCGCGCGCCGCCTGGATCGCCGAGCAGTTGCGTCCGCTCGGCATGGGGCCACCGGAGGCCGCCGTGCGGTTTTCGCTGTCGCATCCGCAGGTGAGTGCGGCGCTTATCGGCTTCGGCACGTCGGCCGAGCTCGATGAGGCAGTGGGGCATGCAAGCCGCGGTCCGCTCGGCGAAGAATTGCGCGCCAGGCTGGCATGGTGGGAGCGCGGCCGCTAG
- a CDS encoding MFS transporter → MSEGTAEPETLTPIGRIVILTTAFLGWLFAGQVMAIFPLAGRAAAVSLGAENEGAAGGWIAYYIAAFLLGAALGGLVFGWLGDRFGRARAMGLSILWYTLWTGGTYFVTSSEQLVVMRFIACLGTGGIWPNGVALASEAWASVSKPLMAGLIGTAANVGFIGLSMLASHWTITPENWRWVLIAGAIPAPLGLFAMFFVPESPDWLATRRNPPPVKPRSPMSELFRPPLLSHTLIGICLGAIPILGNWGGANWLVPWAGKVASATTTSAVEGAVDPRAVEGWTQASKSAGGALGSLLGGWMATLFGRRTSYFLITLGSLATSMYLFRYLDPLAPLFLWWVFALGFFGTVYFGWLPLYLPELFPTRVRSTGSGVTFNFGRILSVGGVMGTGALLRAFDGDYARVGQITCLVYVLGLVLICFAPDTTRRAFSD, encoded by the coding sequence ATGAGCGAGGGCACTGCCGAGCCGGAGACGCTGACGCCGATCGGGCGGATCGTGATTCTGACTACCGCCTTCCTGGGCTGGCTCTTCGCCGGGCAGGTGATGGCGATCTTTCCCTTGGCGGGACGCGCCGCTGCCGTGTCGCTCGGGGCAGAGAACGAAGGGGCCGCCGGCGGCTGGATCGCCTACTACATCGCGGCGTTTCTTCTCGGAGCGGCGCTCGGGGGACTCGTCTTCGGGTGGCTCGGCGATCGCTTCGGCCGTGCCCGGGCAATGGGTCTGAGCATTCTCTGGTATACGCTCTGGACGGGCGGGACCTACTTCGTCACCAGCTCCGAGCAACTCGTCGTGATGCGTTTCATCGCCTGCCTGGGGACGGGGGGCATCTGGCCGAATGGCGTCGCGCTGGCTTCCGAGGCCTGGGCCAGCGTGTCGAAGCCACTCATGGCGGGGCTCATCGGCACGGCGGCGAACGTCGGCTTCATCGGGCTCAGCATGCTGGCCTCGCACTGGACGATCACGCCGGAGAATTGGCGCTGGGTGCTCATTGCCGGGGCGATTCCGGCGCCGCTCGGGTTGTTCGCGATGTTCTTCGTGCCCGAGTCTCCGGACTGGCTTGCAACGCGCAGAAACCCGCCCCCGGTGAAGCCCCGCTCGCCGATGAGCGAGTTGTTCCGGCCTCCCCTGCTCTCGCACACGTTGATCGGCATCTGCCTGGGGGCGATTCCCATCCTGGGCAATTGGGGTGGCGCCAATTGGCTCGTCCCCTGGGCAGGTAAAGTGGCCAGCGCCACGACCACGTCCGCCGTCGAAGGAGCGGTCGATCCCCGTGCCGTCGAAGGCTGGACCCAGGCCAGCAAGTCGGCCGGCGGCGCGCTGGGGAGTTTGCTGGGGGGCTGGATGGCGACGCTGTTCGGCCGCCGCACGAGTTACTTTCTGATCACGCTCGGCTCGCTCGCCACGAGCATGTACCTGTTTCGCTATCTCGACCCACTCGCGCCCCTGTTCCTGTGGTGGGTATTTGCGCTGGGATTTTTCGGCACCGTCTACTTCGGCTGGCTCCCTTTGTACCTGCCCGAGTTGTTTCCCACGCGGGTCCGCTCGACGGGTTCGGGGGTGACATTCAACTTCGGGCGGATCTTATCGGTAGGCGGGGTAATGGGAACCGGCGCCTTGTTGCGCGCGTTCGACGGCGACTACGCCCGAGTCGGCCAGATCACGTGCCTGGTTTACGTGCTGGGGCTCGTGCTGATCTGCTTCGCGCCCGATACCACGCGGCGAGCCTTCTCCGACTGA
- a CDS encoding MFS transporter, translating to MSEVDRFRRAQWRMLLAVMGCYLFYYTGRQNFGFINRALQSELGLSATDVGTIGGGMLLAYGLGQAVNGGLADRFGTRRMMTLGALASAALNWAASFAGGYTSLLLCWTANGYAQSFGWAPGSKLIAEWWRSDERGRAFGFYTLAAGFSSVLTFALCLGVLYVLDWRWVLRLPVLLLVVAGLAFYRVARDRPQDLGFPPLEEEADELVSPVVSHAPQESFAERYVAVLTNGRFLVACAALGLESVARYGLLFWVPAHYLGEHWKQEPGAAWITLALPIGMALEAVTSGQISDRLFGGNRARPIAIWLALAAVVVLALAQVPREQTTLGLALLFLAGFLVYGPQACFWALCPDLLGRSRAGTGVGVMDAFAYGFAALGEVAIGRTIDAYQETGVMFYIVAGCCAAGAAIIPLVRR from the coding sequence ATGAGCGAGGTGGATCGTTTTCGGCGCGCGCAGTGGCGGATGCTGCTGGCCGTGATGGGCTGTTATCTCTTCTATTACACCGGCCGGCAGAATTTCGGCTTCATCAATCGCGCGCTGCAATCGGAGCTCGGGCTCTCGGCGACCGACGTCGGCACGATTGGCGGTGGCATGTTGCTGGCCTACGGGCTTGGGCAGGCGGTCAACGGCGGGCTGGCCGATCGTTTCGGCACGCGCCGCATGATGACGCTGGGAGCGCTCGCCTCGGCCGCGCTGAATTGGGCCGCCAGCTTCGCCGGAGGTTACACCTCGCTGCTCCTCTGCTGGACCGCCAATGGCTACGCGCAGTCGTTCGGCTGGGCGCCCGGCAGCAAGCTCATCGCCGAGTGGTGGCGCAGCGACGAACGAGGACGCGCCTTCGGCTTCTACACGCTGGCGGCCGGCTTCTCGAGCGTGCTGACCTTCGCGCTTTGCCTGGGCGTGCTCTACGTGCTCGACTGGCGCTGGGTGTTGCGGCTGCCCGTGCTGCTGCTCGTGGTGGCGGGGCTGGCGTTCTATCGCGTGGCGCGCGATCGGCCGCAGGATCTTGGCTTTCCCCCCTTGGAAGAGGAAGCGGACGAGCTTGTCTCCCCAGTTGTCTCGCATGCGCCGCAAGAGAGCTTTGCCGAGCGCTACGTCGCCGTGCTGACGAACGGGCGTTTCCTTGTCGCGTGCGCCGCGCTGGGGTTGGAAAGCGTCGCACGCTATGGCTTGCTCTTCTGGGTGCCGGCGCACTACCTGGGAGAGCATTGGAAACAAGAGCCGGGCGCGGCGTGGATCACCCTGGCGCTGCCCATCGGCATGGCCCTGGAGGCCGTGACGAGCGGGCAGATCTCGGATCGCCTCTTCGGCGGTAATCGTGCCCGTCCGATTGCCATCTGGCTGGCCCTGGCCGCCGTGGTCGTGCTGGCCCTGGCGCAAGTGCCTCGCGAGCAGACGACGCTGGGGCTCGCGCTGTTGTTCCTGGCGGGATTTCTTGTCTACGGGCCGCAGGCGTGCTTTTGGGCCTTGTGTCCCGATCTGCTGGGGCGCTCGCGGGCGGGGACCGGCGTGGGGGTGATGGACGCCTTTGCCTACGGCTTTGCCGCCCTGGGCGAGGTCGCCATCGGCCGGACGATCGACGCCTATCAAGAGACCGGCGTGATGTTCTATATCGTGGCCGGCTGCTGCGCCGCCGGCGCCGCCATCATTCCGCTGGTCAGACGGTAG
- a CDS encoding transposase, with protein sequence MSDYKRFFVPGGTYFFTLVTAARRPVFQNEKAVRLLGSIMRAVLTAHPAETIAIVVLPDHLHAIWALPSGDCDYSMRWRNIKRDFTIAWLASGGHEPDSSSEKKRESRRGVWQRRFWEHTIRDEYDLEAHFDYVHYNPVKHGLVPAARDWPWSTFHRYVATGHYPPTWATAPDETRLKHGTGE encoded by the coding sequence ATGTCGGATTACAAACGCTTCTTTGTGCCGGGTGGGACCTATTTCTTCACTTTGGTGACCGCCGCGCGCCGGCCTGTCTTTCAGAACGAGAAGGCGGTGCGGCTGCTGGGAAGTATCATGCGCGCGGTGCTCACGGCGCATCCCGCCGAGACGATCGCCATCGTCGTCCTGCCCGATCACCTGCACGCCATTTGGGCGTTGCCATCGGGCGATTGCGACTACTCGATGCGATGGCGAAACATCAAGCGAGACTTTACCATCGCCTGGCTGGCATCCGGCGGTCATGAACCTGATTCATCGTCGGAAAAGAAGAGAGAGTCTCGTCGCGGCGTCTGGCAACGCCGTTTCTGGGAACACACGATCCGCGACGAATATGACCTCGAGGCACATTTCGACTACGTGCATTACAACCCCGTGAAGCACGGGCTCGTCCCAGCCGCGCGAGACTGGCCCTGGTCGACGTTTCATCGCTACGTCGCCACGGGGCACTATCCACCGACCTGGGCCACCGCGCCAGACGAAACGCGTCTCAAGCATGGCACCGGCGAATAA
- a CDS encoding redoxin family protein has product MGGRYLLAAIGTTLLLAASASAVERKPETPKVSIGDKVGSFTFKDIRFLPRTLSDLGEKKAYVIVFTTLDCPLVQRYLPRVKELEAKYRDQDVQFVALNVGPKDKLIEVAQQGLDYDLPFHIGKDFDGEAVRALGVERTPEVVVLDGAGVLKYRGRIDSQFRLGGENANAGRQDLEAALEDVLAGRDVKIAETPVDGCRITPGKIKTPVEQVTYSEHIAPLMQQYCQECHRPGTTAPFSLLDYDDADGNAEMIAEVVREQRMPPLYASEQHGHFSNRVEMKPEEIELILAWASGSREKGDAAKLPPPREFAQTEWQIGEPDVVYTIPKKVKVPATGIVAYKYIFLPHVFEHDTWVQGIEILPGNPRIVHHANLAAVNLRASMNKGKAGAGDTDNEAAFITGYVPGGVPMVLDPGTAFKIPKGSVLVLQSHYVTTGKEGEEDETRVGLVYAKGTIQKEVKHFRVTTGNFAIPPGDAHHRVVAQRTLDCDATGLGMFVHMHVRGKDMTFLAHYPDGRTENILSVPNYNFDWQLAYRWPTDYARFPKGTKIECIAHYDNSAFNPYNPDPAATVREGQQTHEEMMYGFFFYMDDAEYLNLEVDPKTGEAQGR; this is encoded by the coding sequence ATGGGCGGACGGTACCTACTGGCGGCGATCGGCACGACACTGCTTCTCGCCGCGTCGGCCTCGGCCGTCGAGCGCAAGCCCGAGACGCCCAAGGTCTCGATAGGCGACAAGGTGGGGTCGTTCACCTTCAAGGACATCCGCTTCCTGCCGCGGACGCTCTCCGACCTGGGCGAGAAGAAGGCGTACGTGATCGTCTTCACGACGCTCGATTGCCCCCTCGTGCAGCGTTACCTTCCGCGAGTCAAGGAGCTCGAGGCCAAATACCGCGATCAGGACGTGCAGTTCGTCGCCCTCAACGTCGGCCCCAAAGACAAGTTGATCGAGGTGGCGCAGCAAGGGCTCGACTACGACCTCCCCTTCCACATCGGCAAGGATTTCGACGGCGAGGCGGTCCGCGCGCTGGGGGTCGAGCGAACGCCCGAGGTCGTGGTGCTCGATGGCGCAGGCGTCCTCAAGTATCGCGGCCGCATCGATAGCCAGTTCCGACTGGGGGGCGAGAACGCCAACGCCGGTCGCCAGGATCTCGAAGCCGCGCTCGAAGACGTGCTAGCCGGCCGCGACGTGAAAATCGCCGAAACGCCGGTCGACGGCTGCCGCATCACGCCGGGCAAGATCAAGACGCCCGTCGAGCAGGTCACCTACAGCGAGCACATCGCCCCGCTGATGCAACAGTATTGCCAGGAGTGCCATCGCCCCGGCACGACGGCCCCCTTCTCGCTGCTCGACTACGACGACGCGGACGGCAATGCGGAGATGATTGCCGAAGTCGTCCGCGAGCAGCGCATGCCACCACTGTATGCGAGCGAACAGCACGGGCATTTCTCGAACCGCGTGGAGATGAAGCCCGAGGAAATCGAGCTGATCTTGGCCTGGGCCAGCGGCAGCCGCGAAAAGGGGGACGCCGCGAAGCTGCCTCCGCCGCGCGAGTTCGCCCAGACCGAGTGGCAGATCGGCGAGCCCGACGTCGTTTATACGATTCCCAAGAAGGTGAAGGTCCCGGCCACAGGCATCGTAGCGTACAAGTACATCTTTCTGCCCCACGTCTTCGAGCACGACACCTGGGTGCAGGGCATCGAGATCCTGCCCGGCAATCCGCGGATCGTGCATCACGCCAACCTGGCGGCGGTGAACCTGCGGGCCAGCATGAACAAAGGCAAGGCGGGCGCGGGCGATACGGACAACGAGGCGGCCTTCATCACCGGCTACGTCCCCGGCGGCGTGCCGATGGTGCTCGACCCGGGCACCGCCTTCAAGATTCCCAAGGGCTCGGTCCTCGTGCTGCAGAGCCACTACGTGACGACGGGCAAGGAAGGCGAAGAGGACGAAACGCGCGTGGGGCTCGTCTACGCCAAGGGGACGATTCAGAAGGAAGTGAAGCACTTCCGCGTCACGACGGGCAACTTTGCCATTCCGCCGGGAGACGCACACCACCGCGTGGTGGCACAACGCACGCTCGACTGCGATGCCACCGGCCTGGGCATGTTCGTCCACATGCACGTCCGCGGCAAGGACATGACCTTCCTGGCCCATTACCCCGACGGACGGACCGAGAACATCCTCTCGGTGCCCAACTACAATTTCGACTGGCAGTTGGCCTACCGCTGGCCGACCGACTACGCCCGCTTCCCCAAGGGGACGAAGATCGAGTGCATCGCGCACTACGACAACTCGGCCTTCAATCCGTACAACCCCGATCCCGCGGCGACCGTCCGCGAAGGACAGCAGACGCACGAGGAGATGATGTACGGGTTCTTCTTCTACATGGACGACGCCGAGTATTTGAATCTCGAGGTCGATCCCAAGACGGGCGAGGCCCAGGGGAGATAG
- a CDS encoding DUF1559 domain-containing protein, translating to MRGKKRQGFTLVELLVVISIIGMLAALLLPAVQSARESGRRTTCVNNQKNVALAVQAYEAAKGQLPGYRNLMVKDGTAAIDADGYATGGAAVTAGPRPASWQFVLLPYLERNDLYLAATDPNTQLKSQTYGVAPNSPMPIYTCPSDILAKSSEPENDISSYVANCGQADVLDDNTDDQDVLDTPFNGVFHDQYNFALALPSSTARTFRQQRVSSSIITAGDGAGTTLLISENVDSGNWADAGANAEMKNGMVWWPDVTTPSSAGLADGVIAPAVRTVGGIDGSVHINGNPGWSTQTTPAATSGNAYPYHERYYMARPSSYHPGVVVAAFCDAHVQTLNDTMDYRVFCLLMTPRGTQATVVNTGAPADNIFKLPLDDGAF from the coding sequence ATGAGAGGCAAGAAGCGACAAGGTTTTACACTCGTCGAGCTGCTGGTCGTGATCAGCATCATCGGCATGCTGGCAGCATTGCTACTGCCAGCCGTCCAGAGTGCCCGCGAGTCGGGGCGACGTACTACCTGCGTCAATAATCAGAAGAACGTGGCACTGGCGGTGCAGGCCTATGAGGCAGCGAAGGGGCAGTTGCCCGGTTACCGCAATCTCATGGTGAAGGATGGTACTGCGGCGATTGATGCGGACGGGTACGCGACGGGAGGGGCAGCCGTGACTGCTGGGCCAAGGCCCGCTAGCTGGCAATTCGTGTTGCTGCCGTACCTTGAAAGAAACGACTTGTACCTCGCGGCAACGGATCCGAATACTCAACTCAAATCGCAGACCTACGGTGTTGCCCCGAATTCTCCGATGCCGATCTACACTTGCCCGAGCGACATCCTCGCGAAGTCGAGCGAGCCGGAGAACGACATTTCGAGCTATGTGGCCAACTGCGGGCAGGCGGACGTCCTTGATGACAATACTGACGATCAGGATGTCTTAGACACCCCGTTCAATGGGGTGTTTCACGACCAGTACAACTTTGCACTTGCATTGCCTAGCAGCACGGCACGCACTTTCCGCCAACAGCGCGTTTCGAGCAGCATCATCACGGCTGGCGATGGCGCTGGTACTACGCTTTTGATCTCGGAGAATGTGGATTCTGGCAACTGGGCGGATGCTGGTGCCAACGCCGAGATGAAGAACGGTATGGTCTGGTGGCCGGATGTGACTACACCATCTTCGGCTGGCCTGGCGGATGGGGTGATTGCACCCGCCGTTCGCACGGTCGGTGGAATTGATGGCAGCGTGCATATCAATGGAAACCCTGGCTGGAGCACGCAGACGACTCCCGCCGCTACATCGGGAAATGCGTATCCTTACCATGAGCGCTATTACATGGCTCGTCCGTCGAGCTATCATCCCGGCGTGGTGGTGGCTGCTTTCTGCGATGCCCACGTGCAGACTTTGAATGACACGATGGACTATCGCGTTTTCTGCTTGCTGATGACCCCGCGTGGCACGCAAGCAACCGTTGTCAACACGGGAGCGCCTGCAGACAACATTTTCAAGCTGCCGCTTGACGATGGTGCCTTCTAA
- a CDS encoding MMPL family transporter, with the protein MSFFVDFIVSHRKLTIAVWVVATLIAGVSALRLRFDFTPQAIFANDDDVLAYSEEFKQRFGYEDTLLLVLLEATDGADVLDRRALTWQAATVKKLQRLPHVTAVESLATLRTAKRYLWSRPRIRIEPLVIELPVDQPTETRVREVVERSPLVEGALVSRDRRLAATIVAFDPAARDLDTTREILESVEGVFRDTPPPDGFQLRYSGLPAIRVGIVDDLKNNQFLFVSIAACVFFVALFAIFRSLAGTFLPLIAVGVGMTWTVGILAAIGETLNIISNVLPVLLLIIGVSNCVHVVSRFAEDVVLCGGDREKAIRRTLPHMAHACMLTIITSAIGFASLMGASGEILQDFGWQAALGVGLLYFSTIGVLGSLMPLFPAPADASAVGFRSPLARLTAYGGRVVATHPWTSIAIGMTIAAVCLLVGLQVEVNSYTIDTYDEDHPTIATQRLVEGHMAGFIPLEISLSADRPGRFLEPGVYQNVAAAEKFAAEQPGVIFVRSYVDLHQDAYAGLHAGRDEARQALPASDEQGEKRIQWTERMLAESPHAAAYLAFLTEDGRHARILVRVQDVGTRDTLKLTRTIEQKLQQLFPPESGVTFRMTGDAYVAASSLDGFVRQLFYSLWTASVVIFVIIGVLLRSVRMGLVAIIPNATPLLVTLGYMGWMGYDLNVANIIVFSISLGVSVDDTIHFLARYIDESRATDDTVLAIERTYQGTGRAIIITRLLIIVGLAVLLLSDFVPTRRFAELTAITMFAAMLGDLLFLPACLVLFTPNPTAMFKQPAPELAEV; encoded by the coding sequence ATGTCGTTTTTCGTCGATTTCATCGTTTCGCATCGCAAGCTGACGATCGCGGTTTGGGTGGTTGCCACCCTCATCGCGGGCGTCTCGGCGCTGCGGTTGAGATTCGACTTCACGCCGCAGGCCATCTTCGCCAACGACGACGACGTGCTGGCCTATTCCGAGGAGTTCAAGCAGCGCTTCGGCTACGAAGATACCCTCCTGCTCGTGCTGCTCGAGGCCACCGATGGCGCCGACGTGCTCGACCGCCGGGCCCTCACCTGGCAGGCCGCCACGGTCAAGAAACTGCAACGCTTGCCCCACGTGACGGCGGTCGAATCGCTCGCCACGCTGCGCACGGCCAAGCGCTATCTCTGGAGCCGTCCGCGGATTCGCATCGAGCCCTTGGTGATCGAGCTGCCGGTCGATCAGCCGACCGAAACGCGCGTCCGCGAGGTGGTCGAGCGCAGTCCCCTGGTCGAAGGAGCCTTGGTCAGCCGCGACCGGCGACTGGCGGCGACGATCGTGGCCTTCGATCCCGCGGCGCGCGATCTTGACACGACGCGCGAGATTCTCGAAAGCGTCGAAGGGGTGTTCCGCGACACCCCCCCGCCCGACGGTTTTCAGTTGCGTTACTCCGGCTTGCCGGCCATCCGGGTCGGCATCGTCGACGATCTGAAGAACAACCAGTTTCTCTTCGTGTCGATCGCCGCGTGCGTCTTCTTCGTGGCGCTGTTCGCCATCTTCCGCTCGCTGGCCGGGACGTTCCTGCCCCTCATTGCCGTCGGCGTGGGCATGACCTGGACGGTGGGCATCCTGGCCGCCATCGGCGAGACGCTGAACATCATCAGCAACGTGCTGCCGGTGCTTTTGCTCATCATCGGCGTCTCGAACTGTGTTCACGTCGTGAGCCGCTTCGCGGAAGACGTCGTCTTGTGCGGCGGCGACCGAGAGAAAGCGATTCGCCGCACGCTGCCTCACATGGCGCACGCGTGCATGCTGACGATCATCACCAGCGCCATCGGCTTCGCCAGCCTGATGGGGGCCTCGGGGGAGATCCTGCAGGACTTCGGCTGGCAGGCGGCGCTCGGCGTGGGGCTGCTCTACTTCAGCACGATCGGCGTGTTGGGCAGCTTGATGCCGTTGTTTCCCGCGCCGGCCGACGCCAGCGCCGTGGGCTTTCGCTCTCCGCTGGCGCGGCTGACGGCCTACGGCGGCCGCGTCGTCGCCACGCACCCTTGGACGTCGATCGCCATCGGCATGACGATCGCCGCGGTGTGCCTGCTCGTCGGTCTGCAGGTCGAGGTGAACTCCTACACGATCGACACCTACGACGAGGATCATCCGACGATCGCCACGCAGCGGCTCGTCGAAGGGCACATGGCCGGGTTCATTCCGCTCGAGATCAGCCTCTCGGCCGATCGGCCGGGGCGTTTTCTCGAACCGGGGGTTTACCAGAATGTCGCGGCTGCCGAAAAGTTCGCCGCCGAGCAGCCCGGCGTGATCTTTGTTCGGTCGTACGTCGACCTGCATCAGGATGCCTATGCCGGCTTGCACGCGGGGCGCGACGAGGCGCGCCAGGCTCTGCCCGCCTCCGACGAGCAAGGTGAAAAGCGCATCCAATGGACCGAGCGCATGCTGGCCGAGAGTCCGCATGCCGCGGCCTACCTGGCCTTTCTCACCGAAGATGGTCGCCACGCGCGCATACTGGTGCGCGTGCAAGATGTCGGCACGCGCGACACGCTCAAGTTGACGCGGACGATCGAGCAAAAGCTCCAACAGTTGTTTCCGCCCGAGAGCGGTGTCACCTTTCGCATGACGGGAGACGCCTATGTCGCGGCCAGCTCGCTCGACGGCTTCGTGCGACAGTTGTTCTACTCGCTGTGGACCGCGTCGGTGGTGATCTTCGTCATCATCGGCGTGCTGCTGCGTTCGGTTCGCATGGGGCTGGTGGCCATCATTCCGAATGCCACACCCCTCTTGGTCACGCTCGGCTATATGGGCTGGATGGGCTACGATCTGAACGTCGCCAACATCATCGTCTTTTCGATCAGCTTGGGGGTCTCGGTCGACGACACGATTCACTTCCTGGCACGCTATATCGATGAATCGCGCGCCACGGACGACACGGTGCTGGCCATCGAGCGGACCTATCAAGGCACGGGCCGCGCCATCATCATCACGCGGCTGCTGATCATCGTGGGCCTGGCCGTGCTGCTCCTGTCCGATTTCGTGCCGACGCGTCGTTTCGCCGAGTTGACCGCCATCACGATGTTTGCCGCCATGCTGGGGGACCTGCTCTTCCTGCCCGCCTGCCTGGTGCTGTTCACGCCGAATCCCACCGCGATGTTCAAACAACCCGCGCCGGAATTGGCCGAAGTCTGA